In a genomic window of Streptomyces katrae:
- the leuA gene encoding 2-isopropylmalate synthase codes for MSQQPFVGRPTPITNATHTQKPSGMPIHKYGVYEQVDIPDRTWPDARITKAPRWLSTDLRDGNQSLIDPMTPARKREMFDLLVRMGYKEIEVGFPSSGETDFAFVRSIIEEGAIPDDVTISVLTQAREDLIERTVESLVGAKRATVHLYNATAPTFRRVVFRGSKEQIKQIAVDGTRLVMEYADKLLGPETVFGYQYSPEIFTDTELDFALEVCEAVCDVWQPGEGREIILNLPATVERSTPSTHADRFEWMARNLTRREHICISVHPHNDRGTAVAAAELALMAGADRIEGCLFGQGERTGNVDLITLGMNLFSQGIDPQIDFSQIDEIRRTSEYCNQMEVHPRHPYAGDLVYTAFSGSHQDAIKKGFDAMEADAAAQGKTVDEIEWAVPYLPIDPKDVGRSYEAVIRVNSQSGKGGIAYVLKNDHKLDLPRRMQIEFSRIIQAKTDAEGGEVTPKAIWEVFSDEYLPNPENPWGRIQLRSGSTATDKDGTDTLTVEAVVDGVETVLNGTGNGPISAFFDALAGIGVDARLLDYTEHTMSEGASAVAASYIECAIDGRVLWGIGIDANTTRASLKAVISAVNRAGR; via the coding sequence ATGAGCCAGCAGCCTTTTGTCGGTCGCCCCACGCCCATCACCAACGCGACCCACACCCAGAAGCCCTCCGGGATGCCGATCCACAAGTACGGCGTGTACGAGCAGGTGGACATCCCGGACCGCACCTGGCCGGACGCCCGCATCACCAAGGCCCCGCGCTGGCTCTCCACCGACCTGCGCGACGGCAACCAGTCGCTGATCGACCCGATGACCCCCGCCCGCAAGCGCGAGATGTTCGACCTGCTGGTGCGCATGGGCTACAAGGAGATCGAGGTCGGCTTCCCCTCCTCCGGCGAGACCGACTTCGCCTTCGTGCGCTCCATCATCGAAGAGGGCGCCATCCCCGACGACGTCACCATCTCGGTACTGACCCAGGCCCGCGAGGACCTGATCGAGCGGACCGTCGAGTCGCTGGTCGGCGCCAAGCGCGCCACCGTGCACCTGTACAACGCGACCGCTCCGACCTTCCGCCGGGTCGTCTTCCGCGGCTCCAAGGAGCAGATCAAGCAGATCGCCGTCGACGGCACCCGCCTGGTCATGGAGTACGCCGACAAGCTGCTGGGCCCCGAGACCGTCTTCGGCTACCAGTACAGCCCCGAGATCTTCACCGACACCGAGCTGGACTTCGCCCTGGAGGTCTGCGAGGCCGTCTGCGACGTCTGGCAGCCGGGCGAGGGCCGCGAGATCATCCTGAACCTGCCCGCCACCGTGGAGCGCTCGACGCCCTCCACCCACGCGGACCGCTTCGAGTGGATGGCCCGCAACCTGACCCGCCGCGAGCACATCTGCATCTCCGTGCACCCGCACAACGACCGCGGCACCGCCGTCGCCGCCGCCGAGCTGGCCCTGATGGCCGGCGCCGACCGCATCGAGGGCTGCCTGTTCGGGCAGGGCGAGCGCACCGGCAACGTCGACCTGATCACCCTGGGCATGAACCTGTTCTCCCAGGGCATCGACCCGCAGATCGACTTCTCGCAGATCGACGAGATCCGCCGCACGAGCGAGTACTGCAACCAGATGGAGGTCCACCCGCGCCACCCCTACGCGGGCGACCTGGTCTACACCGCCTTCTCCGGCTCCCACCAGGACGCCATCAAGAAGGGCTTCGACGCCATGGAGGCCGACGCCGCCGCCCAGGGCAAGACCGTCGACGAGATCGAGTGGGCCGTCCCGTACCTGCCGATCGACCCGAAGGACGTCGGCCGCTCCTACGAGGCGGTCATCCGGGTCAACTCCCAGTCCGGCAAGGGCGGCATCGCGTACGTCCTGAAGAACGACCACAAGCTGGACCTGCCGCGCCGCATGCAGATCGAGTTCTCGCGGATCATCCAGGCCAAGACCGACGCCGAGGGCGGCGAGGTCACGCCGAAGGCGATCTGGGAGGTCTTCTCGGACGAGTACCTGCCCAACCCGGAGAACCCGTGGGGCCGCATCCAGCTGCGCTCCGGCTCGACCGCCACCGACAAGGACGGCACGGACACGCTGACCGTCGAGGCGGTCGTCGACGGGGTGGAGACGGTCCTGAACGGCACCGGCAACGGTCCGATCTCGGCCTTCTTCGACGCGCTGGCCGGCATCGGCGTGGACGCCCGCCTGCTGGACTACACCGAGCACACGATGAGCGAGGGCGCCTCCGCCGTGGCCGCCTCGTACATCGAGTGCGCCATCGACGGCCGGGTCCTGTGGGGCATCGGCATCGACGCCAACACCACCCGTGCCTCCCTGAAGGCGGTCATCTCCGCCGTCAACCGCGCGGGCCGCTGA
- a CDS encoding SAM-dependent methyltransferase: MPTPSPTHHEHDHGHRVEAAGQEFWDSRYREGERIWSGRPNSVLVREAAGLAPGRALDLGCGEGADAVWLAGRGWTVTGTDISPVALERAAGHAAEAGLAERIAFERHDLGESFPDGEFDLVAACFLHSPGEMPRERILRTAAAAVAPGGVLLVAGHGGPAPGAENPHPDLYFPTPEEVLAGLELPEGGWEVLVCAEHERVGAEADRPGHGYDNTLKVRRLP; this comes from the coding sequence GTGCCCACCCCCTCCCCCACCCACCACGAGCACGATCACGGCCACCGCGTCGAGGCGGCCGGCCAGGAGTTCTGGGACTCCCGCTACCGCGAGGGCGAGCGGATCTGGAGCGGCCGGCCCAATTCGGTGCTGGTGCGCGAGGCCGCGGGCCTCGCCCCCGGCCGGGCCCTGGACCTCGGCTGCGGCGAGGGCGCCGACGCGGTCTGGCTGGCCGGACGGGGCTGGACGGTGACCGGCACCGACATCTCCCCCGTGGCCCTGGAGCGGGCGGCCGGACACGCCGCGGAGGCGGGCCTGGCGGAGCGGATCGCCTTCGAGCGCCACGACCTCGGGGAGTCCTTCCCCGACGGGGAGTTCGACCTGGTCGCGGCCTGCTTCCTGCACAGCCCCGGCGAGATGCCCCGCGAGCGGATCCTGCGCACGGCCGCCGCGGCCGTCGCCCCCGGCGGGGTCCTGCTGGTGGCCGGGCACGGCGGTCCGGCGCCGGGTGCCGAGAACCCGCACCCGGACCTGTACTTCCCCACCCCCGAGGAGGTGCTGGCCGGCCTGGAGCTGCCCGAGGGCGGCTGGGAGGTGCTGGTCTGCGCCGAGCACGAGCGGGTCGGCGCGGAGGCCGACCGGCCCGGACACGGCTACGACAACACCCTCAAGGTCCGCCGCCTGCCCTGA
- the era gene encoding GTPase Era yields MARMSDRSPEPTAPHRAGFACFVGRPNAGKSTLTNALVGTKVAITSNRPQTTRHTVRGIVHRPDAQLVLVDTPGLHKPRTLLGERLNDVVRTTWAEVDVIGFCLPADQKLGPGDKFIAKELAGIKKTPKIAIVTKTDLVESKQLAEQLIAIQQLGAELGIEWAEIVPVSAVGDNQVQLLADLIAPMLPESPPLYPEGDLTDEPEMVMVAELIREAALEGVRDELPHSIAVVVEEMIPRENRPADRPLLDIHANVYIERPSQKGIIIGPKGSRLKEVGMKSRKHIEALLGTPVFLDLHVKVAKDWQRDPKQLRKLGF; encoded by the coding sequence ATGGCCCGTATGAGCGATCGTTCCCCCGAGCCCACCGCCCCGCACCGCGCGGGCTTCGCCTGCTTCGTCGGCCGCCCCAACGCGGGCAAGTCGACCCTGACCAACGCGCTGGTGGGCACCAAGGTCGCGATCACCTCGAACCGGCCCCAGACCACCCGCCACACCGTCCGCGGCATCGTGCACCGCCCCGACGCCCAGCTGGTCCTCGTGGACACCCCCGGCCTGCACAAGCCGCGCACCCTGCTGGGCGAGCGGCTCAACGACGTCGTGCGCACCACCTGGGCCGAGGTCGACGTCATCGGCTTCTGCCTGCCCGCCGACCAGAAGCTCGGCCCCGGCGACAAGTTCATCGCCAAGGAGCTCGCGGGGATCAAGAAGACCCCCAAGATCGCCATCGTCACCAAGACCGACCTGGTGGAGTCCAAGCAGCTGGCCGAGCAGCTCATCGCGATCCAGCAGCTCGGCGCCGAGCTCGGCATCGAGTGGGCCGAGATCGTCCCCGTGTCGGCGGTCGGCGACAACCAGGTGCAGCTGCTGGCCGACCTGATCGCCCCGATGCTGCCGGAGAGCCCCCCGCTCTACCCGGAGGGCGACCTCACCGACGAGCCCGAGATGGTCATGGTCGCGGAGCTGATCCGCGAGGCCGCGCTGGAGGGCGTCCGCGACGAGCTGCCCCACTCCATCGCCGTCGTGGTCGAGGAGATGATCCCGCGCGAGAACCGCCCCGCGGACCGGCCGCTGCTCGACATCCACGCCAACGTCTACATCGAGCGGCCCAGCCAGAAGGGCATCATCATCGGCCCCAAGGGCTCCCGCCTGAAGGAGGTCGGCATGAAGTCGCGCAAGCACATCGAGGCGCTGCTCGGCACGCCGGTCTTCCTCGACCTGCACGTGAAGGTCGCCAAGGACTGGCAGCGGGACCCCAAGCAGCTGCGCAAGCTCGGTTTCTGA
- a CDS encoding GNAT family N-acetyltransferase: MTTKILESLEQYYDTVPRRGGARGEDFGPLTLFVQEGNGWQYYARPSLGGPEATAADVRKVLERQRELEVPEAFEWVAENSPGLRAAVEAAGLHVHAHPLMVLDAGAEPLAPHPEVRALGAGDPLLAAAVTVAGLAFREPGTAPGQAGPAELAAALADPAVEERRARVSGMLADGRTGMAAAVRDGVVLCSGQYNPVGEVAEIVGVGTLPAARRQGLALGVTAALVAQALEGGVTTVFLSAGDEDVARIYARAGFRRVGTALIAEPPAA; this comes from the coding sequence ATGACCACAAAGATCTTGGAATCCCTGGAGCAGTACTACGACACCGTTCCCCGCCGGGGCGGTGCCCGGGGTGAGGACTTCGGGCCGCTCACCCTGTTCGTACAGGAGGGGAACGGCTGGCAGTACTACGCGCGGCCCTCCCTCGGGGGCCCCGAGGCCACCGCCGCGGACGTACGGAAGGTGCTGGAGAGGCAGCGGGAACTGGAGGTGCCCGAGGCGTTCGAATGGGTGGCCGAAAACAGCCCCGGCCTGCGGGCCGCCGTGGAAGCGGCGGGGCTGCACGTCCACGCGCACCCGCTGATGGTGCTGGACGCCGGCGCCGAACCGCTCGCCCCGCATCCGGAGGTCCGCGCACTCGGCGCCGGGGACCCCCTGCTCGCGGCCGCCGTGACGGTGGCGGGGCTGGCCTTCCGCGAGCCGGGGACCGCCCCGGGCCAGGCCGGCCCGGCGGAACTGGCGGCGGCGCTGGCCGACCCGGCGGTCGAGGAGCGCCGGGCGCGCGTGTCGGGGATGCTCGCGGACGGACGCACGGGGATGGCGGCGGCGGTCCGCGACGGGGTGGTGCTCTGCTCGGGCCAGTACAACCCGGTCGGGGAGGTGGCCGAGATCGTCGGGGTCGGTACGCTGCCCGCGGCCCGGCGCCAGGGGCTCGCCCTCGGGGTGACGGCGGCGCTGGTCGCACAGGCCCTGGAGGGCGGGGTGACGACGGTGTTCCTGTCGGCCGGCGACGAGGACGTGGCCCGGATCTACGCCCGCGCCGGCTTCCGCCGCGTCGGCACGGCCCTCATCGCGGAGCCCCCGGCGGCATAG
- a CDS encoding protealysin inhibitor emfourin has translation MKIEVVRTGGFAGIERRAEVDTSGRPDEQEWRDLAELALHPHPRAAEGPGGVRDGFAYRITVDGRTVSCHDPHLTDSQRGLITRVLKEGA, from the coding sequence ATGAAGATCGAAGTGGTGCGGACGGGCGGATTCGCGGGGATCGAGCGCCGGGCCGAGGTGGACACCTCGGGCCGGCCCGACGAGCAGGAGTGGCGGGACCTGGCCGAGCTGGCCCTGCACCCCCACCCCCGGGCCGCCGAGGGGCCCGGCGGGGTCCGGGACGGGTTCGCCTACCGCATCACGGTGGACGGGCGGACGGTGTCCTGCCACGACCCCCACCTCACGGACTCCCAGCGCGGCCTGATCACACGGGTGCTGAAGGAAGGCGCGTAG
- a CDS encoding M4 family metallopeptidase, with protein MDAFLSHGHAPHHSVFCTVVPPHLLDKAARSADAARADAAQRTLETDALLRTRRRISTVRGIAPADADSSAPEGPRRTIYDAQHQTRLPGKKVRAEGADASKDATVNRAYAGLGATYELFLKGYGRRSIDGSGLPLDASVHYGEDYNNAFWDGRQMVFGDGDGDLFLDFTVSVDVIGHELTHGVTQYTANLDYHGQSGALNESMSDVFGSLIKQYSLGQTADQADWLIGAGLLGPHVTGVALRSMKAPGTAYDDDELGKDPQPATMDGYVTTSRDNGGVHINSGIPNHAFYIVATELGGKAWERAGQIWYDTLTGGQLESRADFKDFARLSVAAAVARYGEGGAEHQALQKAWAAVGLG; from the coding sequence ATGGATGCCTTCCTTTCCCACGGACACGCCCCCCACCACTCCGTCTTCTGCACCGTGGTGCCGCCGCACCTGCTGGACAAGGCAGCCCGGTCCGCCGACGCCGCCCGGGCCGACGCCGCCCAGCGCACCCTGGAGACCGACGCCCTCCTGCGCACCCGGCGCCGGATCAGCACCGTCCGCGGGATCGCCCCGGCCGATGCGGACTCCTCCGCCCCCGAGGGACCGCGGCGCACGATCTACGACGCCCAGCACCAGACCCGGCTGCCCGGCAAGAAGGTCCGCGCGGAGGGGGCCGACGCCTCCAAGGACGCCACCGTCAACCGCGCCTACGCGGGGCTGGGCGCCACGTACGAACTCTTCCTCAAGGGCTACGGCCGCCGCTCGATCGACGGCTCCGGCCTGCCGCTGGACGCGAGCGTGCACTACGGCGAGGACTACAACAACGCCTTCTGGGACGGCCGGCAGATGGTCTTCGGCGACGGCGACGGCGACCTGTTCCTCGACTTCACGGTGTCGGTGGACGTCATCGGCCACGAGCTGACGCACGGGGTCACCCAGTACACGGCCAACCTCGACTACCACGGCCAGTCCGGCGCCCTCAACGAGTCGATGTCGGACGTCTTCGGCTCGCTGATCAAGCAGTACTCCCTCGGCCAGACCGCCGACCAGGCGGACTGGCTGATCGGCGCCGGGCTGCTCGGCCCCCACGTCACCGGGGTCGCGCTGCGCTCCATGAAGGCGCCGGGGACGGCGTACGACGACGACGAGCTCGGCAAGGACCCGCAGCCGGCCACGATGGACGGCTACGTGACCACCTCCCGCGACAACGGCGGCGTCCACATCAACTCCGGCATCCCCAACCACGCCTTCTACATCGTGGCGACCGAGCTGGGCGGCAAGGCCTGGGAGCGGGCCGGACAGATCTGGTACGACACCCTGACCGGCGGGCAGCTGGAGTCCCGGGCGGACTTCAAGGACTTCGCCCGGCTGTCGGTGGCCGCGGCCGTCGCCCGGTACGGGGAGGGCGGCGCCGAGCACCAGGCGCTCCAGAAGGCCTGGGCGGCCGTCGGCCTGGGGTAG
- a CDS encoding TerB family tellurite resistance protein, with the protein MLPVRGGDGRKLTLWGIRTSWNTVGDGEFFCPGCGGDRNYRRRTGRRRFTVLGLPLLPRGQAGPVVECQACRERFGTEALDHLTTTRFSSLLRDAVHTVTLAVLAAGGTSSRSALEAAVSAVRGAGFADCTGEQLESLVEALATDEGRLGLYDGPDCCGAALSIELHEALEPLAAHLAGPGRESILLQGARIALADGPYIPAEREVLATVGAALRMGSDEVAGLLSAVRAP; encoded by the coding sequence GTGCTGCCAGTTCGGGGTGGGGACGGCCGGAAGCTGACGCTCTGGGGCATCCGTACCAGCTGGAACACCGTGGGCGACGGGGAGTTCTTCTGCCCCGGCTGCGGCGGTGACCGCAACTACCGCCGGCGCACCGGGCGCCGCCGCTTCACCGTGCTCGGCCTGCCGCTGCTGCCGCGCGGACAGGCCGGACCCGTCGTCGAGTGCCAGGCCTGCCGCGAGCGCTTCGGCACCGAGGCGCTGGACCACCTCACCACCACCCGCTTCTCCTCGCTGCTGCGCGATGCCGTGCACACCGTGACGCTGGCCGTGCTCGCCGCGGGCGGGACCTCCTCGCGCAGTGCGCTGGAGGCCGCCGTGTCGGCCGTGCGGGGCGCCGGCTTCGCGGACTGCACCGGGGAGCAGCTGGAGTCCCTCGTGGAGGCGCTGGCCACCGACGAGGGCCGGCTGGGGCTGTACGACGGGCCCGACTGCTGCGGGGCGGCGCTGTCGATCGAGCTCCACGAGGCCCTGGAACCGCTCGCGGCACACCTGGCCGGGCCCGGACGCGAGTCGATCCTGCTGCAGGGTGCGCGGATCGCCCTCGCCGACGGGCCCTACATCCCGGCCGAGCGCGAGGTGCTCGCCACCGTGGGCGCCGCGCTGCGGATGGGTTCGGACGAGGTGGCCGGGCTGCTGTCGGCGGTGCGCGCGCCCTGA